In Defluviimonas aquaemixtae, the sequence AGCAGCCGCTGGAAATCGTCGGTATAGAGGATGCCGGTACGCACCCTGACCGGAATTCCGAACTTCTCAAAAAGGAGCCAGCCCCTCAGCGACCAACTGGAATAGCTGCGGTCCCCTATCGCGAGGTGATACGTCATGGGATATCTCCTTTTCTTGGCGAAACTAGCGGGGCGAGGGCGCGAGCGCACGTTCGGATTCGTGCGGCGCCTCATCACGAAGCGTGATCCACTGCGGCTTGTCATCAGGTCGGGCGCGACCTAATCCTTGGGGACACGAGCCAAAGGGGCCCACATGCTGTCCGGCAAGCGCATCCTTCTGATCATCGGCGGCGGCATCGCGGCCTACAAGTCGCTGGACCTCATCCGCCGGCTTCGGGAACGTGGCGCGGCCGTGACGCCGGTCTTGACGAAGGCGGCCGAGGAATTCGTGACGCCCCTGTCGACCGCGGCGCTCGCGGGCGAGAAGTGCTACCGGCACCTCTTCGACCTGACGGACGAGGCCGAGATGGGGCATATCGAGCTATCCCGCGCGGCTGACCTCGTGGTCGTGGCGCCCGCGACAGCCGATCTGATGGCCAAGATGGCGGGCGGGCACGCCGGCGACCTGGCCTCGACGCTTCTGATGGCGACCGACAAGAAGGTGCTGATCGCGCCCGCAATGAACGTCCGCATGTGGCTGCACCGCGCGACACAGCGCAACATCGCGACCCTGCGCGCCGACGACATCCGCTTCGTCGGACCGAATGAGGGCGACATGGCCTGCGGCGAATACGGGCCGGGCCGGATGGCCGAGCCGCTGGAGATCGTCGCGGGCATCGAGGCGGTTCTTGGCGATGGGCCGCTCAAGGGCCGCCACGTGATCGTGACCTCGGGGCCGACGCACGAGCCGATCGACCCGGTGCGGTACATCGCCAACCGGTCGTCGGGGGCGCAAGGCACGGCCCTCGCCCGAGCGCTAAGGGATCTCGGCGCAAGGGTGACCTTCGTGACCGGTCCCGCGGCGGTGCCGCCGCCCGGCGGGGTCGAGGTGGTTGCCGTCCAGACCGCCGTCGAGATGCGCGACGCGGTGACGGCGGCGCTACCGGCCGACGCGGCCGTGTTCGCGGCTGCGGTCGCCGATTGGCACGTGGTGAACGCGTCTGGCTCGAAGATGAAGAAGGACGGGTCGGGCAAGTCGCCGGAGCTCGACTTCGCCGAGAATCCCGACATTCTCGCCACGGTCGCGAGCATGAAGAAGGGACGCCCGAAATTGGTCGTCGGCTTCGCAGCCGAGACTGACGACGTTCAGGCCCATGCCGAGGCGAAGCGGGCACGAAAAAAGTGCGACTGGATCGTCGCCAACGACGTCACACCGGCGACCGGGATAATGGGCGGCACGGAGAACGCGGTGACGCTGATCACCGGCAATGGTGCCGAGGAATGGCCGCGGCTGCCCAAGGACGAGGTCGCGCGGCGGCTCGCGGTGCGCATCGCCGAGTCGCTGGTCTGAGACGGAGAGCACGGATGCCTCCGGCGGAGGTATTTCCGGCAAGAGGAAGGGGCTGGGGATGCGACCCACGATGCGGGTCATGCGCGAGGACTGGGCCGATCCGGATGTTGCCCTGCCGTCCTACGAGACGGCGGGCGCGGCGGGCGCGGACCTCCGGGCGAACCTGCCCGAGGCGGAGCGCGCGGGCGGGGTCATTCTCGTGCCGATGGAACGGCGGATCGTCCCGACCGGGCTGCGGATCGAAATCCCGGCGGGGTTCGAGGCGCAGATCCGGCCGCGCTCCGGGCTCGCGCTGAGGCATGGTATCTCGCTCCCGAATACGCCCGGCACGATCGACAGCGACTATCGCGGGCCGCTCGGCGTTCTCGTGATCAATCTCGGGGCCGAGCCGGTCACGATCGCGCACGGAGAGCGCATTGCCCAGATGATCGTCGCGCCGGTCGTGCAGGCCGACTTCGCCGAGGTCGCGGCGCTCGGCGACACCGCGCGCGGTGCGGGCGGGTTCGGCTCGACGGGGCGACGATGACCGTGATCCTCATCGCCGGTGGTCTCGTGGCGCTCGGGCTCGCGCTCCGGCTTCCGGCGCGGATGATCGCGCTGACGCTTACGCTCGTCTGGGTCGGTGCGCTTCTCGCCCATCTCGTGCTGCCCGTGGAACATCCGGTGACGCGCGCGCTCGGCGGCGATTGGCGCTCCTGGGCGGCACTCGGGGTGGGCGCGGGGCTCGTGATGCTCTACCGCGCGGGGGTGATGCGTCTTTGGGACCGCGCGCGGGTTTCGGCGCCCGCCGGTACGCCTGCCGCATCCGGCGGCAGCTTCTCGGAAGCCGAGCTTGACCGCTACGCGCGTCACATCGTCCTGCGCGAGGTCGGCGGGCCGGGCCAGAAACGGCTCAAGGAGGCAAAAGTACTCGTCGTCGGGGCAGGCGGCCTCGGCTCGCCCGCGCTTCTCTATCTCGCCGCCGCTGGGGTCGGCACGATCGGGGTGATCGACGACGACGAGGTCTCGAGTTCCAACCTCCAGCGGCAGGTGATCCATACCGACGCGCGGATCGGCCAGCCCAAGGTGTTCTCGGCCGAGGCGGCGATGAGGGCGCTCAACCCGTTCATCGCGGTCCGGCCCTACAACCGGCGTCTCGCGGAAGAGGAGGCCGAGGCACTTTTCGCGGACTACGACCTGATCCTCGACGGGTCGGACAATTTCGGCACGCGCTATCTGGTGAACGCCGCGGCGGTCGCGGCGAAAAGGCCGCTCATCTCGGCCGCGATCACCCAGTGGGAAGGGCAGATCAGCCTCTACGACCCCGCCAACGGCGCGCCCTGCTATGCCTGCATCTTCCCCGATCGTCCCGCCGACGGGCTCGCGCCGGCCTGCGCGGTCGCCGGCGTGATGGGTGCGCTGCCAGGCGTCGTGGGCGCGATGATGGCCGTCGAGGCGATCAAGGAGATCACGGGCGCGGGCGAGACGTTGCGCGGGCGAATGCTGATCTACGACGCGCTTTACGGCGAGAGCCGACAGATCGCGCTGAAGCGCAGCCCAGACTGCAGGGTCTGCGGGAAGGTCTGAACCGCCGCGGGCGACTTCGAACCCCCGCTTGCCCGGCCTCCGGTGGAGGTATCTGGGCAACGAAGACGGCGGATCTGGTCAATCCTGACCGTGCGGTCTAGCGTCGCGGCCGAAGGAGATGCCACATGACCAATCCGCTTCTTGCCCGCTGGACCGGAGATTTTGCACTGCCGCCGTTCGCGGCGATAAGCGACGCCGATTTCGCGCCTGCCTTCGAGACGGCGTTCGCCGAGGCACGAGCCATAGTCGCGACGATCGCGGAGAGCGGAGAGCCGCCGACATTCGCCAACACGATAGAGGCGATGGAGCTTGCCGAGGAGACGCTCGACCGGGTGGCAGGGGTTTTCTACAATCTCGTTGGTGCGGATTCGACGCCCGAACGCGAGGCGTTGCAGCGCGAACTCGCCCCGAAGATGGCGGCGTTTTCGTCCGAGGTCACGATGAACGCACCGCTCTTTCGTCGGATCGAGGCGCTGTGGGAGGCCCGCGACTCGCTCGGCCTCATTCCGGAACAGCGTCGCGTGCTGGAGCTTTACCACCGGATGTTCGTCCGCGCGGGCGCCGCGCTCGACGAGGCGGCGCGCAAGCGCATGTCGGAAGTGAAGGAGAGGCTCGCGGTTCTGTCGACCGCCTTCTCCCAGAATCTTCTGGCCGACGAGCGTGATTGGGCGCTTCCACTCGCCGAGGGCGATCTCGAGGGCCTGCCGGATTTTGTCGTCGCGTCTGCCAAGGCGGCAGCCGAGGAGCGCGGGCAGGAGGGTCACGTGTTGACGCTCAACCGCTCGCTCATCGTGCCGTTCCTGCAATTCTCGACGCGCCGCGACTTGCGCGAGAAGGCATTCAAGGCATGGCTGGCGCGGGGTGCGAATGGGGGTGAGACGGACAATCGCGGCCTGGCCGCGGAAATCCTGAAGCTGAGGGAGGAGCGCGCGAAGCTTCTCGGCTACGAGAGCTTTGCAGCCTACAAGCTGGAGCCTGAGATGGCCAAGACGCCCGGCGCGGTGCGCGACCTTCTGATGCAGGTCTGGAAACCTGCCCGGGCGCGCGCCGAGGACGATGCCGCGATCCTTGCGAAGATGATGCGCGATGACGGCATCAACGGCGAGTTCGAGCCTTGGGACTGGCGCTACTACGCCGAGCGGCGGCGCAAGGCCGAGCATGACCTCGACGAGGCGGAGCTAAAGCCCTATTTCGCGCTCGACGCGATGATCGAGGCTGCCTTCGACTGCGCGCACCGACTGTTCGGGCTGACATTCAGGCCGATCGACGCCAAGCTCTACAATCCCGACGCCCGCGCATGGGAAGTATTGCGCGACGGGCGGCATGTCGCAGTCTTCGTCGGTGACTATTTCGCCCGCGCGTCCAAGCGGTCGGGAGCGTGGTGTTCGGCCTTCCGAACCCAGCGAAAACTTGGGGGTGACCAGCGGCCGATCGTGGTCAATGTCTGCAACTTCGCCAAGCCTTCCAAAGGCAAGCCGGCGCTATTGTCCTGGGACGACGCGCGCACGCTGTTTCACGAGTTCGGCCATGCGCTGCATCAGATACTGTCGGACGTGACCTACGGTTTCATCTCCGGCACCGCCGTCGCACGCGACTTCGTCGAGTTGCCAAGCCAGCTCTACGAGCACTGGCTGGAAGTACCCGAAGTGCTGGATCGCCATGCCCGCCACGCGACGACCGGCGAGCCGATCCCCGTGCAGCTGCGCGACCGGCTGATCGCGGCCACGACCTACGACCAGGGCTTCGCGACCGTCGAATACCTCGCCTCGGCGCTCGTCGATCTGGCGTTCCACGAAGGCGCGGCGCCCACCGATCCGATGGCGGTCCAGGAGAAGGTGCTGGCCGAGATCGGCCTGCCGCGCGCGATCCGCATGCGCCACGCGACGCCGCATTTCGCCCATGTCTTCGCGGGCGACGGCTATTCGGCGGGCTACTACAGCTACATGTGGTCCGAGGTCATGGACGCCGACGCCTTCGAGGCGTTCCGCGAGGCGGGCGATCCGTTCGATGCCGCAACCGCGAAGCGGCTCGAGGCGCATATCCTCTCGGCCGGCGGATCGCAGGAGCCGGACGCACTCTACTCCGCCTTCCGCGGCCGGATGCCAGGGGTGGAACCGCTTTTGAAGGGCAGGGGGCTTCTTGAACCGGCGTGATCCGGGCCGCGCGGCGTGAAGGACAGATGACGGCCGATTTCCTCATTGTCGGGGGCGGGATCGCCGGCATCTCGGCCGCCGCGCGCCTGTCGCACTTGGGCGCTGTGACGCTTGTGGAGGCCGAGGGTCACCTTGCCTACCACGCTTCTGGTCGCTCGGCCGCGCTTTACGAGCCGAATTACGGACCTGCCCCGGTCGCCAATCTGTCTCGGGCCAGCGAGGGGCATCTTCGCGAAGAGGGCGGTGGCGTCCTTTCCAAGCGCGGCCTGTTGCTCGTCGCGGGCCAGTACGAACGCTCCGCATTCGACGCCGACCGCAGATCGATGGCGATGGATGACATGAGCCTTGTTGAAGCGCGGGGGCTCGTGCCGATCCTCGACCCTGCCGCTGTCGCCTTCACCGCCTTCGGCGATCATGCGTGGGATATCGACACCGACCGCCTGATCCAGAACTTCGCCCGCGCCGCGCGCGCGAACAAGGCGCGGATCGTGACCGGTCGCCGCGTCACCGCCATCGCCCGCGCAGACGGGCGTTGGCACGTCGAGGCGGGCGGCGCGATCTACGCCGCCCGTTTCATCGTAAACGCCGCAGGTGCCTGGGCGGACGAGGTCGCGCGGATGGCGGGGGTCCGTCCCATCGGTCTCGCGCCGCTTCGCCGCTCGATGGCCCGAATCGCCGCGCCCGGCCGGCGCGACGTTGCCGCGTGGCCGATGATCTTCGGCACCGGCGAAAGCTGGTACGCCAAGCCCGATGCCGGTGCGCTGATTGTTTCCTCGGCGGAGGAGGCCCCCTCGCATCCTCACGACGCCTGGGCCGATGACATGGTGCTCGCCGAAGGGCTCGCGCGCTACGAGGCGCACGTGACAGAACCGGTCACGCGCCCGATTGCCACATGGGCTGGACTCCGTACCTTCGCGCCGGACCGCGTGCTGGTCATCGGCCGCGACTCCAGCCAGCCCGATTTTCTCTGGCTCGCCGGGCAGGGCGGATACGGTTTCCAGACTGCACCGGCGGCCAGCCGGCTTCTCGCCGACCTCGTCGCCGGCCGGTCCCCGGAAATCGACGCCGCAATCATCGAGACTCTTTCGCCGAAGCGCTTTTCGTGACACTCTTGCGCCAAGAGCAAGAACACGAGCAGGGGACAGCGAAATGGGACAGATCGGGCGAATTCTCGCAACAATAGCCCTCATCGCGGTGACCGGATGTGGCGGTGGCGGCAAGGTCGCCGGCATCCCGAACCGCTTCAGCGACATCGATCCCTATGACTGGAGCGGCATCACGCCCGCGCATCACCCGGTCCACGGCATCGACGTCTCGCGCTATCAGGGCGACATCGACTGGCGCAAGGTTAGGCGATCTGGGGTGGCCTTCGCCTTCATTAAGTCGACCGAGGGCGGTGATCACGCCGATCCGATGTTCAAGGCGAACTGGCGGGGCGCGGGCCGCGCCGGC encodes:
- the coaBC gene encoding bifunctional phosphopantothenoylcysteine decarboxylase/phosphopantothenate--cysteine ligase CoaBC — its product is MLSGKRILLIIGGGIAAYKSLDLIRRLRERGAAVTPVLTKAAEEFVTPLSTAALAGEKCYRHLFDLTDEAEMGHIELSRAADLVVVAPATADLMAKMAGGHAGDLASTLLMATDKKVLIAPAMNVRMWLHRATQRNIATLRADDIRFVGPNEGDMACGEYGPGRMAEPLEIVAGIEAVLGDGPLKGRHVIVTSGPTHEPIDPVRYIANRSSGAQGTALARALRDLGARVTFVTGPAAVPPPGGVEVVAVQTAVEMRDAVTAALPADAAVFAAAVADWHVVNASGSKMKKDGSGKSPELDFAENPDILATVASMKKGRPKLVVGFAAETDDVQAHAEAKRARKKCDWIVANDVTPATGIMGGTENAVTLITGNGAEEWPRLPKDEVARRLAVRIAESLV
- the dut gene encoding dUTP diphosphatase; this translates as MRPTMRVMREDWADPDVALPSYETAGAAGADLRANLPEAERAGGVILVPMERRIVPTGLRIEIPAGFEAQIRPRSGLALRHGISLPNTPGTIDSDYRGPLGVLVINLGAEPVTIAHGERIAQMIVAPVVQADFAEVAALGDTARGAGGFGSTGRR
- a CDS encoding HesA/MoeB/ThiF family protein; translation: MTVILIAGGLVALGLALRLPARMIALTLTLVWVGALLAHLVLPVEHPVTRALGGDWRSWAALGVGAGLVMLYRAGVMRLWDRARVSAPAGTPAASGGSFSEAELDRYARHIVLREVGGPGQKRLKEAKVLVVGAGGLGSPALLYLAAAGVGTIGVIDDDEVSSSNLQRQVIHTDARIGQPKVFSAEAAMRALNPFIAVRPYNRRLAEEEAEALFADYDLILDGSDNFGTRYLVNAAAVAAKRPLISAAITQWEGQISLYDPANGAPCYACIFPDRPADGLAPACAVAGVMGALPGVVGAMMAVEAIKEITGAGETLRGRMLIYDALYGESRQIALKRSPDCRVCGKV
- a CDS encoding M3 family metallopeptidase: MTNPLLARWTGDFALPPFAAISDADFAPAFETAFAEARAIVATIAESGEPPTFANTIEAMELAEETLDRVAGVFYNLVGADSTPEREALQRELAPKMAAFSSEVTMNAPLFRRIEALWEARDSLGLIPEQRRVLELYHRMFVRAGAALDEAARKRMSEVKERLAVLSTAFSQNLLADERDWALPLAEGDLEGLPDFVVASAKAAAEERGQEGHVLTLNRSLIVPFLQFSTRRDLREKAFKAWLARGANGGETDNRGLAAEILKLREERAKLLGYESFAAYKLEPEMAKTPGAVRDLLMQVWKPARARAEDDAAILAKMMRDDGINGEFEPWDWRYYAERRRKAEHDLDEAELKPYFALDAMIEAAFDCAHRLFGLTFRPIDAKLYNPDARAWEVLRDGRHVAVFVGDYFARASKRSGAWCSAFRTQRKLGGDQRPIVVNVCNFAKPSKGKPALLSWDDARTLFHEFGHALHQILSDVTYGFISGTAVARDFVELPSQLYEHWLEVPEVLDRHARHATTGEPIPVQLRDRLIAATTYDQGFATVEYLASALVDLAFHEGAAPTDPMAVQEKVLAEIGLPRAIRMRHATPHFAHVFAGDGYSAGYYSYMWSEVMDADAFEAFREAGDPFDAATAKRLEAHILSAGGSQEPDALYSAFRGRMPGVEPLLKGRGLLEPA
- a CDS encoding NAD(P)/FAD-dependent oxidoreductase, producing the protein MTADFLIVGGGIAGISAAARLSHLGAVTLVEAEGHLAYHASGRSAALYEPNYGPAPVANLSRASEGHLREEGGGVLSKRGLLLVAGQYERSAFDADRRSMAMDDMSLVEARGLVPILDPAAVAFTAFGDHAWDIDTDRLIQNFARAARANKARIVTGRRVTAIARADGRWHVEAGGAIYAARFIVNAAGAWADEVARMAGVRPIGLAPLRRSMARIAAPGRRDVAAWPMIFGTGESWYAKPDAGALIVSSAEEAPSHPHDAWADDMVLAEGLARYEAHVTEPVTRPIATWAGLRTFAPDRVLVIGRDSSQPDFLWLAGQGGYGFQTAPAASRLLADLVAGRSPEIDAAIIETLSPKRFS